In Oreochromis niloticus isolate F11D_XX linkage group LG18, O_niloticus_UMD_NMBU, whole genome shotgun sequence, one genomic interval encodes:
- the LOC109198557 gene encoding immune-associated nucleotide-binding protein 13: MEVLKYFKREEEPKKLSDAIKKNSTKSKTQTGPLPVYIIKLKNNDFNVDGCKSFTFGKESSKPNRTIMVLGATGAGKSTLINGMINYILGVKWEDPYRFKLVDEGQSTSQSESQTSEVTVYKVNHQEGFEIEFSLTIVDTPGFGDTRGIEKDREIVEQLRNLFSAQGGVSEIDAVCFVAQAALARLTPTQKYVFDSVLSIFGKDVAENIRVLVTFADGQRPPVLEAINASGVPCPKTKDGLPVHFKFNNSALFANNKSAVAESMSDDDEEEGGFDKMFWEMGTKSMKRFFAALNKIETKSLTLTKEVLRERKQLENSVENLQEQVKLGLAKLEEIKETSEKLREHEAEISRNENFEFEVTVKKPVQEDISGTGNYITNCQQCHVTCHYPCAIANDAEKSGCAAIGPNGYCIECPGKCVWNVHFNQKYKWGYKDVKEKRTIKELEEKYREAKGEKMTVQKVIDKLKAEYDCLQTEVMKLMERSSKCLNRLKEIALKPNPLSTPEYIDMLIEGEKTEGKEGWKQRVQSLMAMKEKAETMAKIEEGKKLLRHQKSLDVNA; this comes from the coding sequence ATGGAAGTGCTTAAATATTTCAAACGAGAAGAAGAGCCCAAAAAGCTTTCAGatgctattaaaaaaaatagcacaaaatcaaaaacacagACAGGGCCTCTCCCTGTTTATAtaattaaactgaaaaacaatGATTTCAATGTAGATGGATGTAAAAGTTTCACTTTTGGGAAAGAGTCCAGTAAACCTAATCGCACCATAATGGTTCTCGGAGCGACCGGTGCTGGGAAGTCAACTCTCATCAACGGGATGATCAATTACATTTTAGGTGTTAAATGGGAGGATCCATATCGCTTTAAGTTAGTTGATGAGGGTCAGTCAACATCACAATCTGAGAGTCAGACCTCTGAAGTCACTGTGTACAAAGTCAACCACCAGGAGGGATTTGAAATTGAGTTCTCTCTGACCATTGTGGACACTCCAGGCTTTGGAGATACAAGAGGCatagaaaaagacagagagatcGTAGAGCAGCTACGCAATCTCTTCTCTGCTCAGGGTGGTGTCAGTGAAATtgatgctgtgtgttttgtagCTCAGGCTGCTTTAGCACgactcacaccaacacaaaaatATGTGTTTGATTCAGTGCTCTCAATCTTTGGCAAAGATGTGGCAGAAAACATCAGGGTTCTGGTGACATTTGCAGACGGTCAGCGACCTCCAGTTCTAGAGGCGATCAATGCTTCAGGTGTCCCATGTCCTAAAACAAAAGACGGGCTGCCGGTTCACTTCAAATTCAATAACTCAGCGCTGTTTGCAAATAACAAATCAGCTGTAGCAGAAAGCATGAGTGATGACGATGAAGAAGAAGGTGGCTTTGATAAGATGTTTTGGGAGATGGGGACAAAAAGCATGAAGAGGTTTTTTGCTGCTCTGAATAAAATAGAAACCAAAAGCTTGACACTGACAAAGGAGGTCCTCAGAGAAAGAAAGCAGCTCGAGAATTCAGTTGAGAATCTGCAGGAGCAGGTGAAACTTGGGTTAGCCAAGCTTGAGGAGATAAAAGAGACGAGTGAAAAACTTAGAGAACATGAAGCAGAGATCAGCAGAAATGAAAACTTTGAATTTGAAGTTACTGTCAAAAAGCCTGTTCAGGAGGACATTTCTGGCACTGGAAACTACATCACCAACTGCCAGCAGTGTCATGTCACCTGTCACTACCCTTGTGCCATAGCAAATGATGCAGAAAAAAGTGGCTGTGCAGCAATTGGGCCAAATGGATATTGTATAGAGTGCCCAGGAAAATGTGTTTGGAATGTACACTTTAACCAGAAGTACAAATGGGGCTATAAAgatgttaaagaaaaaagaacaataaaagaGCTGGAAGAAAAGTATCGGGAAGCCAAAGGAGAGAAGATGACTGTTCAGAAAGTGATTGATAAACTGAAGGCTGAGTATGATTGTTTGCAGACTGAAGTGATGAAACTGATGGAGAGATCTTCCAAGTGTCTGAACAGACTTAAAGAGATAGCACTGAAGCCAAACCCTCTGTCCACTCCAGAGTACATCGACATGCTTATTGAAGGAGAGAAGACCGAGGGCAAAGAAGGCTGGAAGCAACGGGTTCAGTCTCTGATGGCCATGAAGGAAAAAGCAGAGACAATGGCTAAAATAGAGGAAGGAAAGAAACTCCTACGTCATCAAAAATCGCTTGATGTTAATGCTTAG